In Eubalaena glacialis isolate mEubGla1 chromosome 4, mEubGla1.1.hap2.+ XY, whole genome shotgun sequence, one DNA window encodes the following:
- the SPINK7 gene encoding LOW QUALITY PROTEIN: serine protease inhibitor Kazal-type 7 (The sequence of the model RefSeq protein was modified relative to this genomic sequence to represent the inferred CDS: inserted 1 base in 1 codon) — protein sequence MKIIGDLLLFCTVAHLCTCSEAASLPLKTVDCSIYEKHPVVAIPCPITYLPVCGXDYITYGNECHLCIESLKSNEKVQFLHEGRC from the exons ATGAAGATCATTGGGGATCTCCTTCTGTTCTGTACAGTGGCCCATCTCTGCACCTGCTCAG AAGCTGCCAGTCTGCCTTTAAAAACA GTAGACTGCAGCATTTACGAGAAGCACCCAGTGGTGGCCATCCCCTGCCCCATCACATACCTGCCTGTTTGCG CTGACTACATCACCTATGGGAATGAATGCCACTTGTGTATTGAGAGCTT GAAGAGTAATGAAAAAGTTCAGTTTCTTCATGAAGGAAGATGTTAA
- the LOC133090582 gene encoding serine protease inhibitor Kazal-type 9-like produces MRATAFVLLSALALTTIFTDYLPHNSAPALILTAHIDCSNYKNLPPVKERVCYAVYAPIHVSDGKTYSNDCYFCYEVKKVLK; encoded by the exons ATGAGAGCAACAGCATTTGTCCTGCTCTCAGCTCTGGCGCTTACAACCATCTTCACTGACTATCTCCCTCATAACTCTGCCCCTGCCCTGATACTGACAGCTCAT ATTGACTGTAGTAATTATAAAAACTTACCACCAGTAAAAGAGAGAGTTTGTTATGCTGTATATGCACCAATTCATGTATCTGATGGCAAAACTTACAGCAATGATTGCTACTTTTGTTATGAAGTTAAGAAAGTATTGAAATAG